TCCGCGTCCCCGCGGGTTTTTACCCTATTAGAGGACGGGGATGGGCGAATTTCTATCTTATAAAACATGGCATGTTTCGCAGGTTTAAACCCGTTCCACTACTAcccgaacccgaaacccgacaataCCCATCAAAATATGTTTTTGTAGCGTGCACTAATCCATCTTGACTCAAGTGGCCCAAAGCCACAACGCCCTGAGTGGCCAAGCCCCACAGCGTCGAGGTGGAGTACAAACCAACCCCTCGCTCGGTCGCTGCAGTGTCGCTCCCTCTTCAGGCCTCTCTCTCCCGCACAACACAACACCTAAACCTAAACCTAGGTTCCCAGCCGTCACCTGCTGCTGTAATatgcttttgttttttttaaatgtaGTTGTTTTCATTGACTGCTCATGGGGACGGGGTCCCGTGGGTTTAGAAAACCCAACGGGTTTAGGGGACGGGCAAAAATTTAACCCCGCACACGTTGATGAGGACGGGGACGGGTTTGTGATTTTCTCGTGGGGATGGGTTTGGGCAAGCAAAACCCAATGTGTTTCGTCCCTGTTGCCATCTTGACTCGGGCCGCGTCCAACCGGACCGACGACCTCGCTATCCTTGCAACACTAAGTCGCCGCCCAAGCCATGCAGAGCCACGAACCTACTCCATAGAGCCGCCGTTGCATGGCCAtccgaggccgccgcctcggcgTACTTCCATCGTCCGGAGCTGCCGCCCTGGCATCCACCACCCTGTCCACGACGCAAAACCTGCACAATTGTCATGAACCCACCATCCCATAAAGGTTAAGGATTCcaaggcgatgccttcaagaagataACGACATAAATGCCGCCACCGCCCGCTCCGACGGGGCTTGGGTTTTCACCAGGAATCACATAACAATACAATAGATGGATGTATCTCCACGACGAGGCCTTCAAGAAGGTACGCGACCCTCAAGAACGCCGCCATCTCGGCATCGACTGGAGAAGGTGCAAGACTTTCGCCCAAGAACAACAATTGTGCAGGAAGCATTCCAGCCAACCCCCAAACCCACATGCACGATGCAACGTAGCACCACGCCATGCCATCACGCCTCCGGCCACAACCACAACCACCTCAAGCCCAGCCCTCTGCAACGGAACAAGCAGAAGATGAGCACACCAGTACAGGGCCGGAGACCAATCTCCACAGGCACCGTAGCATATGCGCCGTCGCGGCAGCGGCGCCGCCATCCAAAAACTGCAGCTCTCTGCCGCCGCCGCAACTCCCCAGCTGAGGGAGGGGACTCCAGCACTCAGAGCGCCCAGCAGCCGCTGCAAGCCGCAGCGCCGGCACTGCAGCACGCCAGAGTGCCACCACCGCCAGATCCGGACGCCTGTCGTCAGATCCACGGTGGTCGGCTCTGAGCATCGTCCCGTATACCCTCAGCCGAGAGTCGGAAGGAGCAGCGCCGCCACCTtgcccggggccgccgccccggcttgcCTGCGCCGGCGAGAGGGCCGCCGCCGCCCAGCCGCAACCAGGAGTGGAGCTCCGTCCAGTGCCGAAGCCGCACGCCATGCGGCGAGGAGGCCCTGCCGCCGCCTTCCACCGAGCGGGCTTTGCCCGTCAGCATCCCCCGGTGGCGGCAGGGGAGCGAGGAAGGAACAGGGAGTGGGGGCGCGCGGCGGCTAGGTTATCGCCCGTGCCGCCCCTGGGAGCGACGCGCGCGAGCGACCATGTTGCAACAGACGGTCCCAGCCAAGTGTTCTGTCGTCGTGTTCTTTCTTGAAAGTGTTGCTTGGCATGCGGTGTTCCGGAGTGCTAGGAGCATGGTGGGAATTCTCGGGTAGGCGTAGTGGTTGTGGGTCATTATCATTTTTGTTGGTCTGACCTTATCGGCATTATTTTCGTTGATTCGCCTTGTGGCCACGGACGAACAGTACTGATCACTTGCAagttgcaacacacacacacactataagaTAGGATGCACCACCCAAGCAGTTTTTGCCAAGAGCACTTGCCAATCACTTGCATCCCAAACAAGGTTTCTTACCGAGGGTTCTTGCGTTTCTATATACATAGCATACTTCAGCTGAATCCATGGCGAAATGCTGGCTGCTGCTCCTCTTCTTGGCGAAATACTTCAACCAAATTTGAgctggtcactcgaggattttcagTCATCTGCTCTACACACAGCTATCGCAGCCTTGCTTCATGACCTTTAATCGAATCTCATCCTAGTATTTGTATATATGTAAATGTTTACTGATGTTAATAGGGCAGAAAATACGCCATTCAGCATACATTCTGTTATTAATTCCAAGCTACAGAGTATAACACATAAGTAACCCGTACTAGAGCAATATTACTGAAAAAAATACAAGATGTAAAACTACCTGCCATTTAGGACAGATACTGTGACACCATTAACACTAGGTGGCTCAGCATCAACTTTTGACCCCTGATCACTTCTTACTTCTACGTGGAAATATGCTGGATGCTTTGGATCAGGTAGGGTCATAGTATCGTTGCTTAGCATGGCAACGATGTCTGACATGGTGGGGCGATCAACTGCCTTCTCTTGCACACACAACAATGCAATTTTAACACATCTCATCATCTCTAATGCATGAACCTCCGGAGGTAAGGATGCATCTATGAGTTCAAGCCACCTTTCCTCTTTCCACAACTTCCATGCCTTCAGGAATTTTAATCACATAATAAGTTAAATTACTGCATAAAAACTATTTTACATAATAAATTTTAAAACTCACATATCCAAGAAGGTTGAAGAAGTTGCCAAACTGATGGAAACCAGAGTTTCTTGTTCCGCTGACGATTTCAATAATTAGCACACCAAAACTGAATACATCTGATTTGATTGAGAAAATGCCCCCCGAAGCATACTCCGGAGCCATATAGCCACTGATAGAATGCGTTTGACACATGAAGAAGAGAAAACTTATGTGTCAACATTTGTATTTGGATGATTAATCTGTAATATAATCAGGATGGTGTAATTCTAATGAAAGAACTTACTATGTCCCAGCAATCCTTTTTGTGTTTCCTTCAGTATCATTTGAGCCGAATATTTTTGCAAGCCCAAAATCAGAAATTTTAGGATTCATATCACAGTCCAAGAGAATGTTGCTTGCTTTAAGGTCTCTATGTATGACTCGCAACCGAGAGTGCTTATGCAGATACAGAATTCCTTGTGCTATGCCTTCAATTATCGCTAGCCGTTTGTTCCAATCAAGTAAAGCTCTTCGTGCTTGGTCTATAATTAAAAAAAGCATTTCCAATAGGTAGAGTTAATTCATCTTAACAAAACAGTTGGAATTAATGTGGCCATATTATACTGGGATGTTAGCAAAATAATACCAAAGATAAAGAAGTCCAGGCTCCTGTTTGGCAAATACTCATATATCAGTATTTTCTCCTCTCCTTGTATGCAACATCCCAATAGTCTAACCAAATTCGTGTGTTGAAGCTTGGCTATGAGTCTGACTTCATTTTGGAACTCTATAAGACCTTGCCCAGAATGTGAAGCAAGTCTCTTAACAGCTACCTCTGACCCATCAGGAAACTGACCCTAGAAAGACCATGAAAAGACTTCAATAATAATCGATACATTTTTTTAGTTCACTTATTCATGAACTTAACTGTATCTCCGAGTAAAACGAAGTACTTGTAAACATTAATTTGTAGGGTGTATCTTCTTAATGCAAAGTCTATTGACTTGTATATTTATATCTGCACTAAATATATCCAACAGTACCAAAATTACTCAACCATTTAAATAAGAGATGAAACTACTAAAACAAGTAATGGGGATAAGAAGTAAGAAAGATTGCAGTCCCAACAAAAAACAACATTGAAATGCAACGCGTCAGGCTATTAACACATTAACAGTAACTCAAGTTACGTGGATGAAAACGAAATTAAGAAGATTTATGTTCTAAAGTGAAAACACGGGCATCCTTGGTTTTTTTATTCGGAGGCCGGGGGTgaacctccttttccaaaaaaaaaaaatcctTGTTTTTTTTTATGTATGCTAAAGCATGTGACAAAGTGGAATACGCGGCCATGGAGGTCTTTGCATAGTATGGATGGTGGCTTTAGTCTACGGATCAGCCCTCACTATCTTAGGTAGTCTTTTTTGTTATGTCATGCTATGTCTTTACTTCATGATGGTTTTGGATTTCTATATATGATATCAGCCCTCACTAGTATGAACTGTGTGTGTTGTGCATCACCTTATGCAGAAATCAGGAGTGAACTCTCTATATATGATTGTATTGGCTCGATGCGATATATTGAGTCAATAAAACTCCCTTTATTGAAAACATTCCATGCCAAAGCATCGCTCTTTTACCTTGTACACAGGACCAAAGCCACCTTGCCCCAGTTTACTTTCATCTGAAAAGTTACTTGTAGCATTTGATACTTCTGAAAAGTCAAAGAATGAGAATTCGGAATTCCTTCCTTCTAATCCCAGAGCTAATACTTCTTCAtggacattcatattagccttgtcgTGAAATCTCGCTTTACCTAGTTCCATATATCATAATTGATTTAGTCATTTCAATTATGATGATGTTGATTAAGGCTAAATAGCGACGAGAATAGATGATGCAGAAGCACAAGATAAATTAAAGCAAATAATGTTTTCCGTGACTGACCTTTTCTGTGCCTCTTGTTCCACGCAAAACAAGAGATGGAGCAAACAAGCAAAGCCATCATAGGAATAAGGGTGACAGTAACCAAGACCGCCTTGCCCAAACGCACTAACAGTAGATTTCACATAAATATACAAGTGGTAATTAATTATACTACAAAATTATGGTTCGATTTTGTGGAAGCTGCCAAAATACGTAAATGTAATATGGCAC
Above is a window of Triticum dicoccoides isolate Atlit2015 ecotype Zavitan chromosome 5B, WEW_v2.0, whole genome shotgun sequence DNA encoding:
- the LOC119306725 gene encoding G-type lectin S-receptor-like serine/threonine-protein kinase RKS1 codes for the protein MRQIRWEGAAVSPPTPSVVPSQTHKVRLGKAVLVTVTLIPMMALLVCSISCFAWNKRHRKGKARFHDKANMNVHEEVLALGLEGRNSEFSFFDFSEVSNATSNFSDESKLGQGGFGPVYKGQFPDGSEVAVKRLASHSGQGLIEFQNEVRLIAKLQHTNLVRLLGCCIQGEEKILIYEYLPNRSLDFFIFDQARRALLDWNKRLAIIEGIAQGILYLHKHSRLRVIHRDLKASNILLDCDMNPKISDFGLAKIFGSNDTEGNTKRIAGTYGYMAPEYASGGIFSIKSDVFSFGVLIIEIVSGTRNSGFHQFGNFFNLLGYAWKLWKEERWLELIDASLPPEVHALEMMRCVKIALLCVQEKAVDRPTMSDIVAMLSNDTMTLPDPKHPAYFHVEVRSDQGSKVDAEPPSVNGVTVSVLNGR